A window of the Brassica napus cultivar Da-Ae chromosome A2, Da-Ae, whole genome shotgun sequence genome harbors these coding sequences:
- the LOC106445412 gene encoding kinesin-like protein KIN-4C isoform X3 has translation MEATECVRVAVNVRPLITPELLNGCTDCITVSPNEPQVHIGSHTFTYDFVFGSGGYPSLEIYDHCVAPLVDALFNGYNATVLAYGQTGSGKTYTMGTNYGGDGTNGGIIPRVMEDIFTKAEATKDSTELLIRVSFIEIFKEDVFDLLDSNSPPLLRNDGGVHAKNVALSRAPIQIRETASGGITLAGVTEAEVKTKEEMGSYLAKGSLCRATACTNMNSQSSRSHAIFTITLEQKKVSSSLGTTEVGGEVILCAKLHLVDLAGSERAKRTGADGMRLKEGIHINKGLLALGNVISALGDERKRKEGGHVPYRDSKLTRLLQDSLGGNSKTVMIACVSPADTNAEETLNTLKYANRARNIQNKAVINRDPGAAQMQKMRSQIEQLQTELLFYRGDSGAFDELQMLKHKVTLLEASNRELQNELKERRVTCEHLSKRAYDAQVEKDKLILTIESVRSGKSLDEIETSQYEDAGLINNYVSKIQELEGELLHVKNLNPTNCQYSDSIDPFDDGPRSSNVLFPSSNELADCEDSVIDVIDESEFQEKELEHCSVQEKLDMELKELDKRLQEKEAEMKSHSNAGTSVLKKHYEKKVHELEQEKRALQREIEGLRQNLASIPSAPGDGGAQKLKESYLQKLNMLETQVSELKKKQDGQAQLLRQKQKSDDAARKLQDDIHRIKSQKVQLQQKIKQESEQFRAWKASREKEVMQLKKEERRNKYEMHKLVALNHKQKLVLQRKTEEASQATKRLKELLETRKASSRETLSVNGPGTQALMQAIEHEIEVTVRVHEVRSEYERQTEERARMAKEVAMLREENELLKNAKISSVHGDTMSPGARNSRIFALENMLATSSSTLVSMASQLSEAEERERVFGGRGRWNQVRTLGDAKNIMNYLFNLASSARCLARDKDVACRDKDVDCRDKDILIRDLKEKIVKFSSFVRHLEFQKEELLEQVKAQASALEKWAAQESLDREHELKNPEVRNSVLVNEDMDTCSDSEESEHERDDPDFDDEWKPEQESERDSEQESVIKQNRRRYSKLGRGSSSVMLRRSFEEKLDTDEEVKPMTPFGVCCTCTRKSSCKTMKCQCLAVNGYCGPSCGCSSLKCSNRNAGGEQNIFTSEEDKEHQQQALASRGALLLRTALADKSVDETNGNEGAKGRRKPLSDIGNTTGKSNVPKPNQRKTLKKPVLQIVVDPPPPTSSQEEAHPVVLDEANGMKLKLPRAMTSVSSNGSNLLRERNADQSVVGESVSNSDRASGSITSDEKENHTSRI, from the exons ATGGAGGCCACGGAGTGCGTCAGGGTCGCCGTCAACGTCCGTCCGTTAATCACGCCGGAGCTTCTCAACGGATGCACCGATTGCATCACAGTCTCTCCCAACGAGCCACAG GTGCATATAGGGTCACACACCTTCACGTATGATTTCGTCTTTGGCAGTGGTGGCTACCCTTCTCTGGAGATTTATGATCACTGTGTTGCTCCACTTGTGGATGCTTTATTCAATGGATACAATGCTACCGTTCTTGCTTACGGCCAG ACTGGTTCAGGTAAAACGTATACCATGGGTACTAATTACGGTGGAGATGGAACTAATGGTGGTATTATACCACGAGTGATGGaagatatatttacaaaagCGGAAGCAACCAAAGACTCAACCGAACTTCTCATACGTGTGTCTTTTATTGAG ATTTTTAAGGAAGACGTTTTTGATCTGCTTGACTCGAACTCACCACCCCTCCTAAGAAACGATGGTGGGGTTCATGCCAAGAACGTTGCCCTCTCTAGAGCTCCCATTCAGATAAGAGAGACTGCAAGTGGAGGAATCACGTTAGCTGGCGTTACCGAGGCAGAAGTGAAGACAAAGGAGGAGATGGGTTCGTATCTAGCGAAAGGCTCTCTTTGCCGTGCTACTGCCTGCACAAACATGAACAGCCAATCAAG TCGGTCCCATGCAATCTTCACGATCACTCTTGAACAGAAGAAAGTTTCCAGTTCTTTAGGAACGACTGAAGTTGGTGGCGAAGTTATACTATGTGCAAAACTTCATTTGGTTGATCTAGCTGGATCAGAGCGTGCAAAAAGAACAGGAGCCGATGGAATGCGCTTGAAAGAAG GCATTCACATCAACAAAGGTTTATTGGCGCTAGGAAATGTAATCAGTGCATTAGGAgatgagagaaagagaaaggaggGAGGTCATGTTCCTTACCGTGACAGCAAGCTAACACGTTTGCTtcag GATTCTCTTGGTGGCAATAGCAAAACGGTGATGATCG CATGTGTGAGTCCAGCTGATACAAATGCTGAGGAGACCCTAAATACTTTGAAATATGCAAACCGTGCACGTAACATACAAAACAAAGCAGTG ATCAATCGAGACCCAGGAGCCGCACAGATGCAGAAAATGCGGAGTCAAATCGAGCAGCTGCAGACAGAACTCTTGTTCTATCGAGGTGACAGTGGTGCTTTTGATGAGCTCCAG ATGCTCAAGCATAAAGTAACGCTGCTTGAGGCAAGCAACCGTGAGCTACAAAATGAGCTTAAAGAACGGAGAGTTACCTGTGAGCATTTATCAAAGCGTGCTTATGATGCTCAG GTTGAAAAGGACAAGCTTATATTGACAATTGAATCTGTACGCAGTGGTAAATCCTTGGATGAGATTGAAACAAGCCAATATGAG GATGCTGGTTTGATCAACAACTATGTTTCAAAAATTCAAGAGTTGGAAGGAGAGCTGTTACACGTCAAAAACTTGAATCCCACTAATTGCCAGTATAGTGATTCTATTGATCCCTTTGACGATGGGCCCCGCTCAAGTAACGTTTTGTTCCCCTCATCTAACGAGTTGGCGGATTGTGAAGACTCAGTGATCGATGTCATAG ATGAAAGCGAGTTTCAAGAAAAGGAACTTGAACATTGCTCAGTTCAAGAAAAATTGGACATGGAGCTTAAAGAATTGGATAAGAGGCTTCAAGAAAAGGAG GCTGAAATGAAGAGTCATTCGAATGCTGGTACGTCTGTTCTCAAAAAACATTACGAGAAAAAGGTTCACGAGCTTGAACAGGAAAAAAGAGCGTTGCAG AGAGAAATTGAAGGTTTGAGACAGAACCTTGCTAGTATACCATCTGCCCCAGGGGATGGTGGTGCCCAGAAACTGAAGGAGTCGTATCTTCAGAAACTGAACATGCTTGAAACTCAG GTTTCTGAGTTGAAAAAGAAACAAGATGGACAAGCTCAACTGTTAAGGCAAAAGCAAAAAAGTGACGACGCAGCAAGAAAACTGCAAGATGATATACACAGAATTAAGTCTCAGAAG GTGCAACTGCAGCAAAAAATTAAGCAAGAATCAGAACAATTCAGGGCTTGGAAGGCTTCAAGAGAGAAGGAAGTCATGCAG CTCAAAAAAGAGGAAAGGAGAAATAAGTATGAGATGCACAAACTCGTCGCTTTGAATCACAAACAGAAGCTG GTTTTACAAAGAAAGACAGAAGAAGCATCTCAGGCGACAAAAAGACTTAAAGAGCTTTTAGAAACTCGAAAGGCGTCTTCACGCGAGACATTAA GTGTTAATGGTCCAGGAACTCAG GCACTGATGCAAGCAATCGAGCATGAGATTGAAGTCACTGTTCGGGTTCACGAAGTGCGTTCTGAATACGAAAGGCAAACGGAGGA GAGAGCAAGAATGGCGAAGGAAGTTGCAATGCTAAGAGAAGAAAACGAGTTGCTCAAGAATGCCAAGATAAG CAGCGTTCATGGCGATACCATGTCTCCCGGTGCTAGAAACTCGAGGATTTTCGCTCTGGAGAATATGCTTGCGACCTCTTCAAGCACTCTCGTCTCCATGGCATCGCAATTATCCGAAGCAGAGGAACGCGAGCGTGTGTTTGGTGGAAGAGGAAGGTGGAACCAAGTCCGAACATTAGGTGACGCCAAGAATATCATGAACTATCTGTTCAATTTGGCATCAAGTGCAAG GTGTTTAGCTCGAGATAAAGATGTGGCCTGCAGAGACAAGGACGTGGACTGCAGAGATAAAGACATCCTTATCAGAGACCTGAAAGAAAAAATAGTAAAGTTTAGTAGTTTTGTTAGACACTTGGAGTTCCAAAAAGAAGAACTCCTGGAACAGGTGAAGGCACAG GCCTCTGCATTGGAGAAATGGGCTGCACAGGAGAGTCTAGACAGGGAGCACGAGTTGAAAAATCCTGAAGTTAGAAACTCGGTTCTGGTTAATGAGGACATGGACACATGCTCGGATTCTGAAGAGTCCGAGCATGAACGGGATGATCCTGATTTTGACGACGAGTGGAAACCTGAGCAGGAATCAGAGCGTGATTCCGAACAAGAATCAGTGATCAAGCAGAACAGGAGACGGTACTCCAAACTGGGAAGAGGGAGCTCTAGCGTGATGCTGAGACGTTCATTTGAAGAGAAGTTGGACACTGATGAGGAAGTGAAACCCATGACACCGTTTGGTGTTTGTTGCACTTGTACGAGGAAGTCCTCTTGCAAGACGATGAAGTGTCAGTGCCTAGCTGTAAACGGGTATTGTGGTCCATCATGTGGATGCTCTTCTCTCAAGTGCTCCAACAGAAACGCAGGCGGAGAGCAGAACATCTTCACCTCGGAAGAGGACAAAGAACACCAACAACAAGCTCTTGCTTCACGTGGAGCTTTGCTGCTTCGAACCGCTCTTGCTGACAAGTCAGTGGATGAGACTAATGGTAACGAAGGAgccaaaggaagaagaaaacctctgTCAGACATAGGAAATACAACG GGTAAGTCCAATGTGCCAAAGCCAAACCAAAGAAAGACACTGAAGAAGCCTGTCCTTCAGATTGTTGTGGACCCACCACCACCAACCTCATCTCAGGAGGAAGCTCATCCGGTGGTTTTGGATGAAGCAAACGGTATGAAACTGAAGCTACCGAGGGCGATGACGTCAGTGTCTTCTAACGGCAGCAACTTGCTGAGGGAAAGAAACGCGGACCAAAGTGTAGTAGGAGAATCAGTCAGTAATAGTGATAGGGCAAGTGGAAGTATAACTTCAGATGAAAAGGAGAACCACACTAGCCGGATCTAA
- the LOC106445412 gene encoding kinesin-like protein KIN-4C isoform X1: MEATECVRVAVNVRPLITPELLNGCTDCITVSPNEPQVHIGSHTFTYDFVFGSGGYPSLEIYDHCVAPLVDALFNGYNATVLAYGQTGSGKTYTMGTNYGGDGTNGGIIPRVMEDIFTKAEATKDSTELLIRVSFIEIFKEDVFDLLDSNSPPLLRNDGGVHAKNVALSRAPIQIRETASGGITLAGVTEAEVKTKEEMGSYLAKGSLCRATACTNMNSQSSRSHAIFTITLEQKKVSSSLGTTEVGGEVILCAKLHLVDLAGSERAKRTGADGMRLKEGIHINKGLLALGNVISALGDERKRKEGGHVPYRDSKLTRLLQDSLGGNSKTVMIACVSPADTNAEETLNTLKYANRARNIQNKAVINRDPGAAQMQKMRSQIEQLQTELLFYRGDSGAFDELQMLKHKVTLLEASNRELQNELKERRVTCEHLSKRAYDAQVEKDKLILTIESVRSGKSLDEIETSQYEDAGLINNYVSKIQELEGELLHVKNLNPTNCQYSDSIDPFDDGPRSSNVLFPSSNELADCEDSVIDVIDESEFQEKELEHCSVQEKLDMELKELDKRLQEKEAEMKSHSNAGTSVLKKHYEKKVHELEQEKRALQREIEGLRQNLASIPSAPGDGGAQKLKESYLQKLNMLETQVSELKKKQDGQAQLLRQKQKSDDAARKLQDDIHRIKSQKVQLQQKIKQESEQFRAWKASREKEVMQLKKEERRNKYEMHKLVALNHKQKLVLQRKTEEASQATKRLKELLETRKASSRETLSGAGVNGPGTQALMQAIEHEIEVTVRVHEVRSEYERQTEERARMAKEVAMLREENELLKNAKISSVHGDTMSPGARNSRIFALENMLATSSSTLVSMASQLSEAEERERVFGGRGRWNQVRTLGDAKNIMNYLFNLASSARCLARDKDVACRDKDVDCRDKDILIRDLKEKIVKFSSFVRHLEFQKEELLEQVKAQASALEKWAAQESLDREHELKNPEVRNSVLVNEDMDTCSDSEESEHERDDPDFDDEWKPEQESERDSEQESVIKQNRRRYSKLGRGSSSVMLRRSFEEKLDTDEEVKPMTPFGVCCTCTRKSSCKTMKCQCLAVNGYCGPSCGCSSLKCSNRNAGGEQNIFTSEEDKEHQQQALASRGALLLRTALADKSVDETNGNEGAKGRRKPLSDIGNTTGKSNVPKPNQRKTLKKPVLQIVVDPPPPTSSQEEAHPVVLDEANGMKLKLPRAMTSVSSNGSNLLRERNADQSVVGESVSNSDRASGSITSDEKENHTSRI, translated from the exons ATGGAGGCCACGGAGTGCGTCAGGGTCGCCGTCAACGTCCGTCCGTTAATCACGCCGGAGCTTCTCAACGGATGCACCGATTGCATCACAGTCTCTCCCAACGAGCCACAG GTGCATATAGGGTCACACACCTTCACGTATGATTTCGTCTTTGGCAGTGGTGGCTACCCTTCTCTGGAGATTTATGATCACTGTGTTGCTCCACTTGTGGATGCTTTATTCAATGGATACAATGCTACCGTTCTTGCTTACGGCCAG ACTGGTTCAGGTAAAACGTATACCATGGGTACTAATTACGGTGGAGATGGAACTAATGGTGGTATTATACCACGAGTGATGGaagatatatttacaaaagCGGAAGCAACCAAAGACTCAACCGAACTTCTCATACGTGTGTCTTTTATTGAG ATTTTTAAGGAAGACGTTTTTGATCTGCTTGACTCGAACTCACCACCCCTCCTAAGAAACGATGGTGGGGTTCATGCCAAGAACGTTGCCCTCTCTAGAGCTCCCATTCAGATAAGAGAGACTGCAAGTGGAGGAATCACGTTAGCTGGCGTTACCGAGGCAGAAGTGAAGACAAAGGAGGAGATGGGTTCGTATCTAGCGAAAGGCTCTCTTTGCCGTGCTACTGCCTGCACAAACATGAACAGCCAATCAAG TCGGTCCCATGCAATCTTCACGATCACTCTTGAACAGAAGAAAGTTTCCAGTTCTTTAGGAACGACTGAAGTTGGTGGCGAAGTTATACTATGTGCAAAACTTCATTTGGTTGATCTAGCTGGATCAGAGCGTGCAAAAAGAACAGGAGCCGATGGAATGCGCTTGAAAGAAG GCATTCACATCAACAAAGGTTTATTGGCGCTAGGAAATGTAATCAGTGCATTAGGAgatgagagaaagagaaaggaggGAGGTCATGTTCCTTACCGTGACAGCAAGCTAACACGTTTGCTtcag GATTCTCTTGGTGGCAATAGCAAAACGGTGATGATCG CATGTGTGAGTCCAGCTGATACAAATGCTGAGGAGACCCTAAATACTTTGAAATATGCAAACCGTGCACGTAACATACAAAACAAAGCAGTG ATCAATCGAGACCCAGGAGCCGCACAGATGCAGAAAATGCGGAGTCAAATCGAGCAGCTGCAGACAGAACTCTTGTTCTATCGAGGTGACAGTGGTGCTTTTGATGAGCTCCAG ATGCTCAAGCATAAAGTAACGCTGCTTGAGGCAAGCAACCGTGAGCTACAAAATGAGCTTAAAGAACGGAGAGTTACCTGTGAGCATTTATCAAAGCGTGCTTATGATGCTCAG GTTGAAAAGGACAAGCTTATATTGACAATTGAATCTGTACGCAGTGGTAAATCCTTGGATGAGATTGAAACAAGCCAATATGAG GATGCTGGTTTGATCAACAACTATGTTTCAAAAATTCAAGAGTTGGAAGGAGAGCTGTTACACGTCAAAAACTTGAATCCCACTAATTGCCAGTATAGTGATTCTATTGATCCCTTTGACGATGGGCCCCGCTCAAGTAACGTTTTGTTCCCCTCATCTAACGAGTTGGCGGATTGTGAAGACTCAGTGATCGATGTCATAG ATGAAAGCGAGTTTCAAGAAAAGGAACTTGAACATTGCTCAGTTCAAGAAAAATTGGACATGGAGCTTAAAGAATTGGATAAGAGGCTTCAAGAAAAGGAG GCTGAAATGAAGAGTCATTCGAATGCTGGTACGTCTGTTCTCAAAAAACATTACGAGAAAAAGGTTCACGAGCTTGAACAGGAAAAAAGAGCGTTGCAG AGAGAAATTGAAGGTTTGAGACAGAACCTTGCTAGTATACCATCTGCCCCAGGGGATGGTGGTGCCCAGAAACTGAAGGAGTCGTATCTTCAGAAACTGAACATGCTTGAAACTCAG GTTTCTGAGTTGAAAAAGAAACAAGATGGACAAGCTCAACTGTTAAGGCAAAAGCAAAAAAGTGACGACGCAGCAAGAAAACTGCAAGATGATATACACAGAATTAAGTCTCAGAAG GTGCAACTGCAGCAAAAAATTAAGCAAGAATCAGAACAATTCAGGGCTTGGAAGGCTTCAAGAGAGAAGGAAGTCATGCAG CTCAAAAAAGAGGAAAGGAGAAATAAGTATGAGATGCACAAACTCGTCGCTTTGAATCACAAACAGAAGCTG GTTTTACAAAGAAAGACAGAAGAAGCATCTCAGGCGACAAAAAGACTTAAAGAGCTTTTAGAAACTCGAAAGGCGTCTTCACGCGAGACATTAA GTGGTGCAGGTGTTAATGGTCCAGGAACTCAG GCACTGATGCAAGCAATCGAGCATGAGATTGAAGTCACTGTTCGGGTTCACGAAGTGCGTTCTGAATACGAAAGGCAAACGGAGGA GAGAGCAAGAATGGCGAAGGAAGTTGCAATGCTAAGAGAAGAAAACGAGTTGCTCAAGAATGCCAAGATAAG CAGCGTTCATGGCGATACCATGTCTCCCGGTGCTAGAAACTCGAGGATTTTCGCTCTGGAGAATATGCTTGCGACCTCTTCAAGCACTCTCGTCTCCATGGCATCGCAATTATCCGAAGCAGAGGAACGCGAGCGTGTGTTTGGTGGAAGAGGAAGGTGGAACCAAGTCCGAACATTAGGTGACGCCAAGAATATCATGAACTATCTGTTCAATTTGGCATCAAGTGCAAG GTGTTTAGCTCGAGATAAAGATGTGGCCTGCAGAGACAAGGACGTGGACTGCAGAGATAAAGACATCCTTATCAGAGACCTGAAAGAAAAAATAGTAAAGTTTAGTAGTTTTGTTAGACACTTGGAGTTCCAAAAAGAAGAACTCCTGGAACAGGTGAAGGCACAG GCCTCTGCATTGGAGAAATGGGCTGCACAGGAGAGTCTAGACAGGGAGCACGAGTTGAAAAATCCTGAAGTTAGAAACTCGGTTCTGGTTAATGAGGACATGGACACATGCTCGGATTCTGAAGAGTCCGAGCATGAACGGGATGATCCTGATTTTGACGACGAGTGGAAACCTGAGCAGGAATCAGAGCGTGATTCCGAACAAGAATCAGTGATCAAGCAGAACAGGAGACGGTACTCCAAACTGGGAAGAGGGAGCTCTAGCGTGATGCTGAGACGTTCATTTGAAGAGAAGTTGGACACTGATGAGGAAGTGAAACCCATGACACCGTTTGGTGTTTGTTGCACTTGTACGAGGAAGTCCTCTTGCAAGACGATGAAGTGTCAGTGCCTAGCTGTAAACGGGTATTGTGGTCCATCATGTGGATGCTCTTCTCTCAAGTGCTCCAACAGAAACGCAGGCGGAGAGCAGAACATCTTCACCTCGGAAGAGGACAAAGAACACCAACAACAAGCTCTTGCTTCACGTGGAGCTTTGCTGCTTCGAACCGCTCTTGCTGACAAGTCAGTGGATGAGACTAATGGTAACGAAGGAgccaaaggaagaagaaaacctctgTCAGACATAGGAAATACAACG GGTAAGTCCAATGTGCCAAAGCCAAACCAAAGAAAGACACTGAAGAAGCCTGTCCTTCAGATTGTTGTGGACCCACCACCACCAACCTCATCTCAGGAGGAAGCTCATCCGGTGGTTTTGGATGAAGCAAACGGTATGAAACTGAAGCTACCGAGGGCGATGACGTCAGTGTCTTCTAACGGCAGCAACTTGCTGAGGGAAAGAAACGCGGACCAAAGTGTAGTAGGAGAATCAGTCAGTAATAGTGATAGGGCAAGTGGAAGTATAACTTCAGATGAAAAGGAGAACCACACTAGCCGGATCTAA